TAGCCGGGTCCATAACCAGATCCGTGGCCAGGTCCATAGCCGGATCCATAACCACTGCCATAGGCAAAACCATATAAGTAACCATAAGGCTTATAGTTAACTGATTTTTGTGTGCTGCTATTGGGTGTTGGGCTTGTCGAGGTGCCGTCATTCGATTCAGAGCGGGCTGAGTTATTGAAGAGGCATCCAGTAAACTTGAGCGTTTCCGATATGCCCTTAACTTTCAGCTCCAAATTGGTCTCGTCGGCGCACGTCTTATGCCCAGTTATTGGATGGGTTATCTGCGAGGCCAGTGCGAGTCTAAAGACTCTGCTGTCGGGCACTCTAAAGACCAGAGAGACCAGAGTGCTCTGTTcgggggaaaaaaaaatagaaaatagataGTCGAGTATAGTATGCTATAGGTTTTATAACGCGTGCAAATTGTTGTAATATTACACTCTGAAAATACTCACGGCATTCATGTCGCTGCTGGCGGCTGTGGATGCTATTATGGATTCTGTTGTGGGAGTCTTAGCTCTACTCGGCTCTGCTGTGAAGCTTGTTGTCAAttgtgttgttgcttctgTAGACGCTGAAGTGGATGCCGCTGTGGATGCCGCAGTGGATGCCGCAGTGGATGCTGTTGTGGATGCGGCTGAGGATGCTGATGTACTCAACTGTGCTGCGTTCACTCTTAAGGCAAGCATGGATTGAGGTGTTACAATAGAAACAGTTGATGCGGGTGCCGCTGTGGCTGCTAATGTGGATGCTGTTGTCAAATTTGCTGTGGATTCTGTTGTGGTTGCTAATGAAGGGGAAATTGCTAAAGTGGTTGCTAAAGTCGATGCTGGTGCAGATGTTGTTGTGGATCCAGTTGTGGATGCAGTTGGGGATGCTGTTCTGAATGCTGTTGTAGATGCTGTTGTGGATGATGTGATGGAAACGGGCGTGCTCGACTCAGCGGTGGAGTTCGTTGTTGAAACAGGCGTTGAGTCTTGTGCTCTTACTGTAGCacttgttgttgatgttgtagAGGATTCCACAGTGGATCCTATTATAAATGCTGCGGATGCTGTTGGGGCTATGGGTGCACTCGGCTGTGCTGTAGAGTTATTTGTTGAGCCTGCCGAGAACTGTGTTGTTTCTATTTTATCAGCTGTTGACGCTCTTGTTGAAGCTGTTGTGGATACTGTTGTGGATGCTGTGGTAGTTGGCTGTGGTgtggttgtcgttgttgcaGATGAAGTGGACTCCGTTGTTATTGAGATAGAGTTCGCTGTAGATGATATGATTGCTTGGGTATTTGCTACTGTTGTTGTGTTAGATGCTAATGTGGATGAAATTGTGGATAGTATTGTGGTTGCTTTAGTGGTGGGCTGTGTCGTGGAGTTGACTGTGGGCAGCTGTGTAAATAGTGTAGATTCTTCTGTTGTTGTGGATGGTAATGTGAATTGTGTTGTAGGCGCACTTGTGCTTGGCTGTGCTATTAAATTTCTTGATGCAGGTTGTGTATTTGTTGTGGACTGTGTTATGCCTGAGGAATTGAACATTCCTGTTGAATTGGTTGATAATGGTTGTATTGATTCTTCCCTAATTGCTGTACTCAATACCCCTACTAAAGCAGACTCTTGTGTGGATGGTGTTGTAACTGTTGAACTTGAAAGTGAAATAAATGGtgtggttgctgttgtgctTGAGCCTGTTGTTGAATTCTCAGTTGGGATCTGTGTAGACTGTGTTGAAACTGTTGTGCTCGTTATTGCTATGGCACTCGTTGTGGATGGTATATTAGATTCTGTTGTAACTGCCGTGCTTGAGCCTAATGTGAATGTCGGTGTAGTTGATACTGGGAATTGAGTGTTAACTGCTGCAGTTCCTGTcgtggttgctgttgttgcaactgATGTCGTTGGCACCGTGGATTCCGCGGTGGCAGTAGCTGTTGAACTGGATGTGGTTGCTATTGTTGTGGATTCTGATGCTGTGGATATTGTAGGTGCAGGTCGCTCAGTAAAGTATTCCTGCATTCCCCTGTAACGTTCCCACGTGCTAGTAAAGTCAGGTCTTCCCCCAAACCCGTTCGTCGGGGAATATATGTCCTGTGCTTGTGACTTGTAGAAGCGATAAGGATTATATGACTCTGAAGGGTATGGTGCCTGTGCAGCAGCAAGCTCGTATGTATAGGGCGAATCATAAGCGGCTGCATAGGCgtacgaggaggaggag
This window of the Drosophila virilis strain 15010-1051.87 chromosome X, Dvir_AGI_RSII-ME, whole genome shotgun sequence genome carries:
- the Mur11Da gene encoding mucin-2, producing the protein MWAQLSTIALILSLLGLVTAQRYLQHPEPQGRGRGDYTTCGQPVCATNGYCYRSFENICCLNTFNLQLLFAGQREFVEADMQHCLPKPTWFDYSTPYRARPLLSSSSSSYAYAAAYDSPYTYELAAAQAPYPSESYNPYRFYKSQAQDIYSPTNGFGGRPDFTSTWERYRGMQEYFTERPAPTISTASESTTIATTSSSTATATAESTVPTTSVATTATTTGTAAVNTQFPVSTTPTFTLGSSTAVTTESNIPSTTSAIAITSTTVSTQSTQIPTENSTTGSSTTATTPFISLSSSTVTTPSTQESALVGVLSTAIREESIQPLSTNSTGMFNSSGITQSTTNTQPASRNLIAQPSTSAPTTQFTLPSTTTEESTLFTQLPTVNSTTQPTTKATTILSTISSTLASNTTTVANTQAIISSTANSISITTESTSSATTTTTPQPTTTASTTVSTTASTRASTADKIETTQFSAGSTNNSTAQPSAPIAPTASAAFIIGSTVESSTTSTTSATVRAQDSTPVSTTNSTAESSTPVSITSSTTASTTAFRTASPTASTTGSTTTSAPASTLATTLAISPSLATTTESTANLTTASTLAATAAPASTVSIVTPQSMLALRVNAAQLSTSASSAASTTASTAASTAASTAASTSASTEATTQLTTSFTAEPSRAKTPTTESIIASTAASSDMNASTLVSLVFRVPDSRVFRLALASQITHPITGHKTCADETNLELKVKGISETLKFTGCLFNNSARSESNDGTSTSPTPNSSTQKSVNYKPYGYLYGFAYGSGYGSGYGPGHGSGYGPGYASGSAAAARPHSWAQYYHRP